The Globicephala melas chromosome X, mGloMel1.2, whole genome shotgun sequence genome window below encodes:
- the LOC115849368 gene encoding LOW QUALITY PROTEIN: diacylglycerol O-acyltransferase 2-like protein 6 (The sequence of the model RefSeq protein was modified relative to this genomic sequence to represent the inferred CDS: inserted 3 bases in 2 codons; deleted 2 bases in 1 codon; substituted 2 bases at 2 genomic stop codons) — MAMAFLSHLDLQESLQTLSVLQWIPVYVFLGAIPILLIPYFLVFTKFGMLSVLALAWLSYDXNTHSQGGRRSTWVRNWTLWKYFQISSQXRXLRFLWVPSVPLVKTHDLCPKHNYIIANHPHGILSYGVFIIFPTEATGFARIFPAITPYVGTLEEIFWIPIVRDYVMSMGVCPVSELALKYLLTKKGSGNAVVIVEGGSAEALLCHAGASTVLLKQHKGFVRLALKTGSYLVPSYSFGENEVHNQETFTEGTWLTFFQKPCRTESKKTLRLSFCTFHGRGLTRGSWGFLPFNRPITTVVGEPLPIPKIKKPNKKTVDKYHALCIRXLCKLFDKVQYGLPETQELTII, encoded by the exons ATGGCCATGGCCTTCCTCTCCCATCTGGATCTTCAGGAAAGCCTCCAAACACTCTCTGTTTTGCAGTGGatcccagtctatgtctttttag GAGCTATTCCTATTCTTCTTATACCCTACTTTCTAGTGTTCACTAAGTTCGGCATGCTGTCCGTGCTCGCCTTAGCCTGGCTCTCCTATGA GAACACCCACAGTCAAG GTGGTAGGCGTTCAACTTGGGTACGAAACTGGACCCTCTGGAAGTATTTCCAAATTTCTTCCCAGTAAAGATGACTACGCTTCCTCTGGGTGCCCTCAGTCCCT CTGGTGAAGACTCATGACCTCTGTCCCAAACACAACTATATCATTGCCAACCACCCCCATGGCATTCTCTCTTATGGTGTCTTCATCATCTTTCCCACTGAGGCCACTGGCTTTGCTCGGATTTTCCCAGCCATCACTCCTTATGTAGGGACCTTGGAAGAGATCTTCTGGATCCCAATTGTGCGAGATTATGTGATGTCAATGG GTGTGTGCCCAGTGAGTGAGTTGGCCTTGAAGTATTTGCTGACCAAGAAAGGCTCGGGCAATGCTGTGGTTATTGTGGAGGGTGGATCTGCTGAAGCCCTCTTGTGCCACGCAGGAGCCTCTACCGTCCTCCTTAAACAGCATAAAGGTTTTGTGAGGTTGGCACTGAAGACAGG ATCATACCTTGTTCCCTCCTATTCCTTTGGAGAGAATGAGGTTCACAATCAAGAGACCTTCACTGAGGGCACGTGGCTAACGTTCTTCCAA AAACCTTGCAGGACAGAatcaaaaaaaaccctgagactAAGTTTCTGTACCTTCCACGGCCGGGGCCTCACTCGAGGATCCTGGGGCTTCTTGCCTTTCAATCGGCCCATTACCACTGTT g TTGGGGAGCCCCTGCCAATTCCCAAGATTAAGAAGCCAAACAAAAAGACGGTGGACAAGTACCACGCACTCTGCATCA ACCTGTGCAAGCTGTTTGACAAAGTACAGTATGGCCTCCCTGAGACCCAGGAGCTGACAATCATATAA